The following are encoded in a window of Candidatus Polarisedimenticolia bacterium genomic DNA:
- the panB gene encoding 3-methyl-2-oxobutanoate hydroxymethyltransferase, translated as MSGPRPCPVTVPDLLKMKQRGERIAMLTAYDFPMARAVDAAGADILLVGDSLGMVVLGYDSTLPVTMAEMLHHTRAVARGTSRGLVVADMPYLSYHLGLEESVRNAGRFIQEAGAKAVKVEGGRKRAGVIRAIRDAEIPVMGHVGLTPQSVHDFGGFKLQGKSAEAAAAILEDALAVEDAGAFSIVLEGIPAELAAMITERVGIPTLGIGAGAACDGQVLVLHDLIGLTEGHVPSFARRYADVGEAIREASRRFIEDVRNGSFPGPSESAHLKPEVAESLRSAFDQAGKRLWKS; from the coding sequence ATGAGCGGTCCCCGCCCCTGTCCCGTCACGGTCCCGGATCTCCTCAAGATGAAGCAGCGCGGCGAGAGAATCGCCATGCTGACCGCCTACGACTTCCCGATGGCCCGCGCGGTGGACGCCGCGGGCGCCGACATCCTGCTGGTCGGCGACAGCCTCGGGATGGTGGTCCTCGGTTACGACAGCACGCTTCCCGTCACCATGGCCGAGATGCTGCACCACACGCGGGCGGTGGCGCGCGGGACGTCCCGCGGCCTCGTGGTCGCCGACATGCCCTACCTGTCCTACCACCTCGGCCTCGAGGAGTCGGTGCGCAACGCCGGGCGCTTCATCCAGGAGGCCGGGGCGAAAGCCGTCAAGGTCGAAGGAGGGCGCAAGCGCGCTGGCGTCATCCGGGCGATCCGCGACGCCGAGATCCCGGTGATGGGGCACGTGGGGCTCACGCCGCAGTCCGTCCACGACTTCGGGGGATTCAAGCTGCAGGGGAAGAGTGCCGAGGCGGCCGCCGCGATCCTGGAGGACGCGCTGGCGGTGGAGGATGCGGGTGCCTTCTCGATCGTACTGGAAGGGATTCCCGCCGAGCTGGCAGCCATGATCACCGAGCGCGTCGGCATTCCGACTCTCGGAATCGGCGCCGGCGCGGCGTGTGACGGGCAGGTTCTGGTGCTGCACGATCTCATCGGCTTGACGGAAGGTCACGTGCCGTCGTTCGCCCGCCGCTACGCCGACGTGGGTGAGGCGATCCGCGAGGCGTCGCGCCGCTTCATCGAGGACGTGCGGAATGGGAGCTTCCCGGGACCGTCTGAATCGGCGCATCTCAAGCCCGAGGTGGCGGAGTCTCTGCGCTCCGCCTTCGACCAGGCCGGGAAGCGGCTGTGGAAATCCTGA